Proteins encoded together in one Hylaeus volcanicus isolate JK05 chromosome 3, UHH_iyHylVolc1.0_haploid, whole genome shotgun sequence window:
- the LOC128873990 gene encoding splicing factor 3B subunit 6 isoform X1, with protein sequence MTMAILQRKSNVIVRLPPEVNRVLYIRNLPYKITAEEMYDIFGKYGAIRQIRVGNTAETRGTAFVVYEDIFDAKNACDHLSGFNVCNRYLVVLYYQSNKAFKRVDVDKKMEEIDKLKTKYNLNEEKK encoded by the exons ATGACTATGGCAATACTGCAACGGAAGTCTAAcgtaatt gTGAGGTTACCTCCAGAGGTGAATAGAGTACTGTATATAAGAAATTTGCCCTATAAAATTACGGCCGAAGAAATGTACGATATCTTTGGAAAATATGGAGCCATTAGGCAAATCAGAGT GGGTAATACAGCAGAAACTAGAGGTACAGCTTTTGTTGTTTACGAAGACATATTTGATGCAAAGAATGCATGCGATCATTTGAGTGGCTTTAACGTTTGCAATCGCTACCTGGTAGTTTTATACTATCAAAGCAATAAAGCATTTAAACGAGTTGATGTGGATAAGAAGATGGAGgaaatagataaattaaaaacaaagtacaatctgaatgaagaaaaaaaataa
- the LOC128873979 gene encoding probable elongation factor 1-delta isoform X4: MEKSALAQEKVWFDKPSYDKAERLYFEKMAKGNQQTTSPILSAGGSLANEVAKARQHIKQSLQCMDDIATVAGLTTPNDTKKDNTDLVIVVEELRNIINKLAARVKDLEDKSNQTSCQNCDPTPKKLPEKTEDDDDVDLFGSDSEGEDAEAAKIKEERLAAYAAKKSKKPALIAKSNIILDVKPWDDETDMAAMESEVRKIETDGLLWGAAKLVPLAFGIHKLQISCVVEDEKVSVDWLTEKIQENEDFVQSVDIAAFNKV, translated from the exons atggaaaaatCAGCATTAGCACAAGAGAAGGTATGGTTCGACAAGCCATCCTATGATAAAGCAGAACGactgtattttgaaaaaatggctaag GGAAATCAACAAACTACTAGTCCAATCTTATCTGCTGGTGGAAGTTTAGCCAATGAGGTCGCCAAGGCTCGTCAACATATTAAACAATCTTTACAGTGT atGGACGACATTGCAACTGTTGCTGGTCTTACCACCCCAAATGATACCAAAAAGGATAACACAGATCTTG TAATAGTCGTCGAAGAATTGCgtaatatcattaataaacTGGCAGCACGTGTGAAAGATCTTGAAGACAAATCTAATCAAACTTCGTGTCAGAATTGTGATCCAACTCCAAAAAAATTACCAGAAAAAACTGAAGATGACGACGATGTTGATTTGTTTGGTTCAGATTCAGAG GGAGAAGATGCAGAAGCTGCAAAAATTAAGGAGGAAAGATTGGCTGCATATGCCGCGAAAAAATCTAAAA AACCAGCTTTGATAGCAAAATCGAACATAATATTAGACGTTAAACCGTGGGATGATGAGACTGATATGGCTGCTATGGAATCCGAAgtacgaaaaattgaaactgatGGTCTCTTGTGGGGAGCGG CGAAACTTGTTCCTCTTGCCTTTGGAATCCACAAACTTCAGATTTCGTGTGTTGTAGAAGATGAAAAAGTTTCCGTAGATTGGCTTACGGAAAAGATACAAGAAAATGAAGACTTTGTACAAAGTGTGGATATTGCAGCTTTTAACAAAGTATAA
- the LOC128873839 gene encoding uncharacterized protein LOC128873839, whose amino-acid sequence MDPILRFTLFFIVLPVTIQESVKNTTCWCAVFPVGTSKSIIEHGFQFDTCYEQGEEDCRQLCIAVAKSMEARAPDIICENLITTMNLEVELYSKACNATAWKSTELKGKNRICCIEGISIPCTEDRESIDQSFRTALFA is encoded by the exons ATGGATCCCATCCTGCGTTTCACCCTGTTCTTCATCGTTCTACCTGTCACAAT ACAAGAATCAGTGAAGAATACTACATGCTGGTGCGCCGTATTTCCGGTGGGAACATCAAAATCCATAATCGAACACGGGTTTCAATTTGACACGTGTTACGAACAAGGCGAAGAGGACTGTCGCCAATTGTGCATCGCTGTG GCGAAATCGATGGAGGCCAGAGCGCCggatataatttgtgaaaatcTGATTACCACAATGAATCTAGAG GTCGAGTTGTATTCAAAAGCCTGTAACGCAACGGCATGGAAGTCCACGgaattgaaaggaaaaaatCGAATCTGTTGTATTGAGGGGATATCGATACCGTGCACCGAGGATCgagaatcgatcgatcaatCATTCCGAACCGCGCTTTTCGCGTAA
- the LOC128873986 gene encoding transmembrane protein 199 codes for MPIELIEDTSIKINPNKKLIEFVFKNIKKTNDAPSGIVALKKSGKDRRKDVLLKLDDIRWLNSYLEEHRKTKLENVYLHELLEQADIQLPTPKITPRNPDLEARIQKLKAQQDAREYRAMTKGVDSVRRKLPEDTISFQMKQINKQLIAVAQFVFSVLAGFAFGFIGVELIVGSLDFGFRLLLGIICALIIALAEIYFLAIKLNEDDYDTISTSIPKKLHQE; via the exons ATGCcgattgaattaattgaagacacttctataaaaataaatccaaataagaagttaattgaatttgtttttaaaaatattaaaaaaactaacGATGCTCCATCTGGTATTGTTGCTTTAAAGAAGTCTGGTAAAGATAGGCGAAAGgatgttttattgaaattggATGACATAAGATGGCTGAATTCATACCTAGAAGAGcacagaaaaacaaaactggaaaatgtttatttacatgAACTATTAGAACAGGCAGATATACAATTACCGACACCAAAAATTACTCCACGGAATCCTGACCTAGAAGCTAGAATACAGAAACTGAAAGCACAACAGGATGCTAGAGAATACAGAGCTATGACCAAAGGTGTTGACTCAGTTAGAAGAAAACTACCAGAAGACactatttcttttcaaa tgaaGCAAATAAATAAGCAACTCATAGCTGTTGcacaatttgtattttctgtACTAGCAGGTTTTGCCTTTGGATTCATAGGGGTGGAGTTGATTGTTGGAAGTTTAGACTTTGGATTTAGATTATTACTAGGTATAATTTGTGCATTAATCATAGCCTTGGCTGAAATCTACTTTTTAGccattaaattaaacgaggaTGATTATGATACAATATCAACATCAATaccaaaaaaattacatcaagaataa
- the LOC128873988 gene encoding biogenesis of lysosome-related organelles complex 1 subunit 5, with protein sequence MAAIIKDTGEIWSRLFDHRPFTQGEISFFLREFQEKRGDREVERLFKILEYSTELKENELDRTEQLGDCHLPSLKANVDVALSMCEKVLQREHNFDIDIALQENREIRKFEWEKFVNDMSKKCEKVNNIFEEKENEIKEFYDDLERKLHITP encoded by the exons ATGGCGGCCATTATTAAAG ACACCGGTGAAATTTGGAGCCGACTTTTTGATCATCGACCGTTTACCCAAGGTGAAATCTCCTTCTTCCTGCGGGAATTTCAG gaGAAGAGAGGTGACAGGGAGGTGGAAcgacttttcaaaatactTGAATACTCAACAGAATTGAAGGAAAATGAACTTGATCGAACAGAGCAACTTGGGGATTGCCATTTGCCTAGCTTAAAAGCAAATGTTGATGTTGCACTGAGTATGTGCGAGAAAGTTCTTCAAAGGGAACATAATTTTGACatt GATATAGCATTACAAGAAAACAgggaaataagaaaatttgagTGGGAGAAGTTTGTCAATGATATGAGTAAAAAGtgtgaaaaagtaaataatattttcgaagaaaaggagaacgaaataaaagaattttatgaCGATCTAGAAAGAAAGTTACATATTACACCATAA
- the LOC128873979 gene encoding probable elongation factor 1-delta isoform X1, which translates to MEKSALAQEKVWFDKPSYDKAERLYFEKMAKLETCLKVVSHEIIESCSLKSEISISNNCQDILNSNSLSETKSKKLEDNKLLISETEQNDILKYPKNQRKVSFSHTTKSENEYNMQKKENVDENQKSDNVNNDIKEKETSPSNDVSKKCNTKVKGKKNKAESRHRNRGKGNNDIKEMKENITPLIRNIQQLPNQGNQQTTSPILSAGGSLANEVAKARQHIKQSLQCMDDIATVAGLTTPNDTKKDNTDLVIVVEELRNIINKLAARVKDLEDKSNQTSCQNCDPTPKKLPEKTEDDDDVDLFGSDSEGEDAEAAKIKEERLAAYAAKKSKKPALIAKSNIILDVKPWDDETDMAAMESEVRKIETDGLLWGAAKLVPLAFGIHKLQISCVVEDEKVSVDWLTEKIQENEDFVQSVDIAAFNKV; encoded by the exons atggaaaaatCAGCATTAGCACAAGAGAAGGTATGGTTCGACAAGCCATCCTATGATAAAGCAGAACGactgtattttgaaaaaatggctaag CTTGAAACATGTTTGAAGGTGGTGTCTcatgaaattattgaaagcTGCTCGcttaaatctgaaatttcaataagTAATAACTGTCAAGATATTTTGAACAGTAACTCTTTATCCGAAACAaagtctaagaaattagaagataataaattattgatttcTGAAACTGAACAAAACGACATTCTCAAATATCctaaaaatcaaagaaaagtCTCATTCTCACATACGACTAAAAGCGAGAATGAATACAATATGCAAAAGAAGGAAAATGTAGATGAGAACCAAAAGTCTGATAATGTTAACAAtgacataaaagaaaaagagactAGCCCATCAAATGACGTGTCTaagaaatgtaatacaaaagtaaaaggaaaaaagaacaaagCTGAATCTAGACATAGAAATAGGGGAAAAGGAAATAATGATATtaaggaaatgaaagaaaatattacaccACTAATAAGGAATATACAACAATTACCTAATCAG GGAAATCAACAAACTACTAGTCCAATCTTATCTGCTGGTGGAAGTTTAGCCAATGAGGTCGCCAAGGCTCGTCAACATATTAAACAATCTTTACAGTGT atGGACGACATTGCAACTGTTGCTGGTCTTACCACCCCAAATGATACCAAAAAGGATAACACAGATCTTG TAATAGTCGTCGAAGAATTGCgtaatatcattaataaacTGGCAGCACGTGTGAAAGATCTTGAAGACAAATCTAATCAAACTTCGTGTCAGAATTGTGATCCAACTCCAAAAAAATTACCAGAAAAAACTGAAGATGACGACGATGTTGATTTGTTTGGTTCAGATTCAGAG GGAGAAGATGCAGAAGCTGCAAAAATTAAGGAGGAAAGATTGGCTGCATATGCCGCGAAAAAATCTAAAA AACCAGCTTTGATAGCAAAATCGAACATAATATTAGACGTTAAACCGTGGGATGATGAGACTGATATGGCTGCTATGGAATCCGAAgtacgaaaaattgaaactgatGGTCTCTTGTGGGGAGCGG CGAAACTTGTTCCTCTTGCCTTTGGAATCCACAAACTTCAGATTTCGTGTGTTGTAGAAGATGAAAAAGTTTCCGTAGATTGGCTTACGGAAAAGATACAAGAAAATGAAGACTTTGTACAAAGTGTGGATATTGCAGCTTTTAACAAAGTATAA
- the LOC128873990 gene encoding splicing factor 3B subunit 6 isoform X2, which yields MTMAILQRKSNVRLPPEVNRVLYIRNLPYKITAEEMYDIFGKYGAIRQIRVGNTAETRGTAFVVYEDIFDAKNACDHLSGFNVCNRYLVVLYYQSNKAFKRVDVDKKMEEIDKLKTKYNLNEEKK from the exons ATGACTATGGCAATACTGCAACGGAAGTCTAAc gTGAGGTTACCTCCAGAGGTGAATAGAGTACTGTATATAAGAAATTTGCCCTATAAAATTACGGCCGAAGAAATGTACGATATCTTTGGAAAATATGGAGCCATTAGGCAAATCAGAGT GGGTAATACAGCAGAAACTAGAGGTACAGCTTTTGTTGTTTACGAAGACATATTTGATGCAAAGAATGCATGCGATCATTTGAGTGGCTTTAACGTTTGCAATCGCTACCTGGTAGTTTTATACTATCAAAGCAATAAAGCATTTAAACGAGTTGATGTGGATAAGAAGATGGAGgaaatagataaattaaaaacaaagtacaatctgaatgaagaaaaaaaataa
- the LOC128873987 gene encoding chromatin accessibility complex protein 1-like, whose product MTAQGSPTKSKELRLPMSRVKTIMKSSPYVDTIGQDGLYVVTKATELFIHYLTEEAHLQGSKGNSLDYKNLAEVVQTNDTLEFLREIMPRKITVKQFKEMMAAKNRHSSSESSTDSDSDSDSETDSCTDSDDRKPEDGSSSNSDEESETKENGKCDLVSGKSESENETKR is encoded by the exons ATGACTGCACAAGGATCACCGACCAAATCGAAGGAATTACGTTTGCCTATGTCAAGAGTGAAAACGATTATGAAAAGTTCTCCTTACGTTGACACAATCGGCCAGGATGGATTATATGTAGTCACGAAAGCTACG gaACTATTCATACATTATTTAACAGAGGAAGCACATTTACAAGGGAGTAAAGGCAATTCTTTAGATTATAAAAATCTAGCAGAGGTGGTACAAACTAATGATACTTTGGAATTTCTAAGAGAAATAATGCCTAGGAAAATAACAGTGaaacaatttaaagaaatgatggcAGCCAAAAATAGGCACAGTAGCTCAGAGAGTAGTACAGATTCGGACAGTGATAGTGATTCAGAAACAGATTCTTGTACAGACAGCGATGATAGAAAACCAGAGGATGGGAGCTCGTCAAATAGTGATGAAGAAAGTGAAACAAAGGAGAATGGTAAATGTGACTTGGTCAGTGGAAAGAGTGAGAGCGAGAATGAAACTAAAAGATAA
- the LOC128873979 gene encoding probable elongation factor 1-delta isoform X3 — translation MEKSALAQEKVWFDKPSYDKAERLYFEKMAKVVSHEIIESCSLKSEISISNNCQDILNSNSLSETKSKKLEDNKLLISETEQNDILKYPKNQRKVSFSHTTKSENEYNMQKKENVDENQKSDNVNNDIKEKETSPSNDVSKKCNTKVKGKKNKAESRHRNRGKGNNDIKEMKENITPLIRNIQQLPNQGNQQTTSPILSAGGSLANEVAKARQHIKQSLQCMDDIATVAGLTTPNDTKKDNTDLVIVVEELRNIINKLAARVKDLEDKSNQTSCQNCDPTPKKLPEKTEDDDDVDLFGSDSEGEDAEAAKIKEERLAAYAAKKSKKPALIAKSNIILDVKPWDDETDMAAMESEVRKIETDGLLWGAAKLVPLAFGIHKLQISCVVEDEKVSVDWLTEKIQENEDFVQSVDIAAFNKV, via the exons atggaaaaatCAGCATTAGCACAAGAGAAGGTATGGTTCGACAAGCCATCCTATGATAAAGCAGAACGactgtattttgaaaaaatggctaag GTGGTGTCTcatgaaattattgaaagcTGCTCGcttaaatctgaaatttcaataagTAATAACTGTCAAGATATTTTGAACAGTAACTCTTTATCCGAAACAaagtctaagaaattagaagataataaattattgatttcTGAAACTGAACAAAACGACATTCTCAAATATCctaaaaatcaaagaaaagtCTCATTCTCACATACGACTAAAAGCGAGAATGAATACAATATGCAAAAGAAGGAAAATGTAGATGAGAACCAAAAGTCTGATAATGTTAACAAtgacataaaagaaaaagagactAGCCCATCAAATGACGTGTCTaagaaatgtaatacaaaagtaaaaggaaaaaagaacaaagCTGAATCTAGACATAGAAATAGGGGAAAAGGAAATAATGATATtaaggaaatgaaagaaaatattacaccACTAATAAGGAATATACAACAATTACCTAATCAG GGAAATCAACAAACTACTAGTCCAATCTTATCTGCTGGTGGAAGTTTAGCCAATGAGGTCGCCAAGGCTCGTCAACATATTAAACAATCTTTACAGTGT atGGACGACATTGCAACTGTTGCTGGTCTTACCACCCCAAATGATACCAAAAAGGATAACACAGATCTTG TAATAGTCGTCGAAGAATTGCgtaatatcattaataaacTGGCAGCACGTGTGAAAGATCTTGAAGACAAATCTAATCAAACTTCGTGTCAGAATTGTGATCCAACTCCAAAAAAATTACCAGAAAAAACTGAAGATGACGACGATGTTGATTTGTTTGGTTCAGATTCAGAG GGAGAAGATGCAGAAGCTGCAAAAATTAAGGAGGAAAGATTGGCTGCATATGCCGCGAAAAAATCTAAAA AACCAGCTTTGATAGCAAAATCGAACATAATATTAGACGTTAAACCGTGGGATGATGAGACTGATATGGCTGCTATGGAATCCGAAgtacgaaaaattgaaactgatGGTCTCTTGTGGGGAGCGG CGAAACTTGTTCCTCTTGCCTTTGGAATCCACAAACTTCAGATTTCGTGTGTTGTAGAAGATGAAAAAGTTTCCGTAGATTGGCTTACGGAAAAGATACAAGAAAATGAAGACTTTGTACAAAGTGTGGATATTGCAGCTTTTAACAAAGTATAA
- the LOC128873981 gene encoding protein artemis, which produces MSTFLGFIKEIPGISVDHFEGENLITSSSVFFLSHCHTDHMSGLSKEFFMYLNKCNKYLYCSPITKALLESKYDFQSCVKELNINALTVIEYELQSKEKMLISVTSISAGHCLGSVMFMFEVNNVSILYTGDFRINPTDFPKLKNLHYYKHSKLLPRTFTTIYLDTTFLDCDFPSLPTREESLIKMSSVIKKWIHTDPRNVVILECSATYGSEFLFVELSKMLNMKIHVTDFVYKNYCRIEQLFHHVTNDPSTTQIHACTPKHYNKSRLKCRNDVLDIHIMTIIPSVMKWRGKDTSIVGEWDKEKKRTYNVCYSTHSSFDELKTFIQYFNASEIHPCVVKNGKEKEMYRLLDEIRGKSDKQKTINQIYKLELPIHKIANKSSFKSEYFNSDDDST; this is translated from the coding sequence ATGTCAACTTTTCTTGGGTTCATTAAGGAGATACCTGGCATCTCAGTGGATCATTTTGAAGGAGAAAACTTAATAACATCATCTTCTGTATTCTTTCTTAGTCATTGTCATACTGATCACATGAGTGGTTTAtccaaagaattttttatgtatttaaacaaatgtaataaGTATCTCTATTGTAGTCCTATTACAAAAGCATTACTAGAAAGTAAATACGATTTTCAAAGTTgtgttaaagaattaaatattaatgcacTCACTGTTATAGAATATGAACTGCAGAGTAAAGAGAAAATGCTCATTTCTGTTACCTCCATTTCAGCTGGTCATTGTTTAGGTTCTGTAATGTTCATGTTTGAAGTAAATAATGTGTCGATATTATACACCGGCGATTTCCGCATTAATCCAACAGACTTTCCAAAGTTGAAGAACTTACATTATTACAAACATTCTAAATTATTACCTAGAACATTTACTACAATTTACTTGGATACAACTTTTTTAGATTGTGATTTTCCTTCTTTGCCTACACGTGAAGAAAGTCTAATTAAAATGAGCAGTGTCATAAAAAAATGGATACATACAGACCCAAGAAATGTTGTTATCCTGGAGTGTTCTGCCACATATGGTTCTGAATTCCTATTTGTTGAACTTTCTAAAAtgctaaatatgaaaattcatgtaacagattttgtgtataaaaattattgtcgcATCGAGCAATTATTTCATCATGTTACAAATGATCCAAGTACTACACAGATTCATGCTTGTACACCAAAACACTATAATAAGTCACGtttaaaatgtagaaatgaTGTGCTCGATATACACATCATGACTATTATTCCATCTGTAATGAAATGGAGAGGTAAGGATACAAGCATAGTAGGAGAATgggataaagaaaaaaagagaacttACAATGTATGCTATTCTACACATTCTTCTTTTGATGAGctcaaaacatttattcagTATTTTAATGCATCAGAGATACATCCCTGTGTAGTTAAAAAtgggaaagaaaaagaaatgtatcgTTTATTGGATGAAATAAGAGGAAAATCAGATAAACAAAAAACGattaatcaaatatataaactaGAATTACCTATTCATAAAATAGCAAATAAATCTTCCTTTAAgtctgaatattttaatagtgATGATGATAGCACATGA
- the LOC128873979 gene encoding probable elongation factor 1-delta isoform X2 codes for MEKSALAQEKVWFDKPSYDKAERLYFEKMAKLETCLKVVSHEIIESCSLKSEISISNNCQDILNSNSLSETKSKKLEDNKLLISETEQNDILKYPKNQRKVSFSHTTKSENEYNMQKKENVDENQKSDNVNNDIKEKETSPSNDVSKKCNTKVKGKKNKAESRHRNRGKGNNDIKEMKENITPLIRNIQQLPNQGNQQTTSPILSAGGSLANEVAKARQHIKQSLQCMDDIATVAGLTTPNDTKKDNTDLVIVVEELRNIINKLAARVKDLEDKSNQTSCQNCDPTPKKLPEKTEDDDDVDLFGSDSEAKDAEAAKIKEERLAAYAAKKSKKPALIAKSNIILDVKPWDDETDMAAMESEVRKIETDGLLWGAAKLVPLAFGIHKLQISCVVEDEKVSVDWLTEKIQENEDFVQSVDIAAFNKV; via the exons atggaaaaatCAGCATTAGCACAAGAGAAGGTATGGTTCGACAAGCCATCCTATGATAAAGCAGAACGactgtattttgaaaaaatggctaag CTTGAAACATGTTTGAAGGTGGTGTCTcatgaaattattgaaagcTGCTCGcttaaatctgaaatttcaataagTAATAACTGTCAAGATATTTTGAACAGTAACTCTTTATCCGAAACAaagtctaagaaattagaagataataaattattgatttcTGAAACTGAACAAAACGACATTCTCAAATATCctaaaaatcaaagaaaagtCTCATTCTCACATACGACTAAAAGCGAGAATGAATACAATATGCAAAAGAAGGAAAATGTAGATGAGAACCAAAAGTCTGATAATGTTAACAAtgacataaaagaaaaagagactAGCCCATCAAATGACGTGTCTaagaaatgtaatacaaaagtaaaaggaaaaaagaacaaagCTGAATCTAGACATAGAAATAGGGGAAAAGGAAATAATGATATtaaggaaatgaaagaaaatattacaccACTAATAAGGAATATACAACAATTACCTAATCAG GGAAATCAACAAACTACTAGTCCAATCTTATCTGCTGGTGGAAGTTTAGCCAATGAGGTCGCCAAGGCTCGTCAACATATTAAACAATCTTTACAGTGT atGGACGACATTGCAACTGTTGCTGGTCTTACCACCCCAAATGATACCAAAAAGGATAACACAGATCTTG TAATAGTCGTCGAAGAATTGCgtaatatcattaataaacTGGCAGCACGTGTGAAAGATCTTGAAGACAAATCTAATCAAACTTCGTGTCAGAATTGTGATCCAACTCCAAAAAAATTACCAGAAAAAACTGAAGATGACGACGATGTTGATTTGTTTGGTTCAGATTCAGAGGCAA AAGATGCAGAAGCTGCAAAAATTAAGGAGGAAAGATTGGCTGCATATGCCGCGAAAAAATCTAAAA AACCAGCTTTGATAGCAAAATCGAACATAATATTAGACGTTAAACCGTGGGATGATGAGACTGATATGGCTGCTATGGAATCCGAAgtacgaaaaattgaaactgatGGTCTCTTGTGGGGAGCGG CGAAACTTGTTCCTCTTGCCTTTGGAATCCACAAACTTCAGATTTCGTGTGTTGTAGAAGATGAAAAAGTTTCCGTAGATTGGCTTACGGAAAAGATACAAGAAAATGAAGACTTTGTACAAAGTGTGGATATTGCAGCTTTTAACAAAGTATAA